A window of Juglans regia cultivar Chandler chromosome 7, Walnut 2.0, whole genome shotgun sequence contains these coding sequences:
- the LOC109005658 gene encoding 5'-nucleotidase domain-containing protein 4-like isoform X2, whose translation MYAAEVLGKFSVYRESAPLSVSMASTQCLRNFILISPLTAHINTHVISGRAPMPPMMMRYRCSMDAKSVGGDVFSVTSSSKSDVDYLGESTKGDFNLKSEHLQGLGIDGQASLEGPIEEIARVEAQEAEVLLRDLGIPVQFISHIWSLRTLNLRSISAIGYDMDYTLMHYNVMAWEGRAYDYCLENLRNMGFLVDGLTFDPDLVIRGLVIDKERGNLVKADRFGYVKRAMHGTKMLSTRAVSEMYGRELVDLRKESQWEFLNTLFSVSEAVAYMQMVDRLDNGAIAAELGPLDYKGLFQAVGRALFRAHVEGQLKSEIMSKPELFVEPDPELPLALLDQKEAGKKLLLITNSDYHYTDKMMQHSFNRFLPNDMGWRDLFDIVIVSARKPEFFQMSHPMYEVVTGEGLMRPCFKARTGGLYSGGSAQMIENSLNIHGDEILYVGDHIYTDVSQSKVHLRWRTALICRELEEEYSALIRSQGHRASLIELINQKEVVGELFNQLRLSLQRQIKGRPAQTLAATNMDDQELAESMQKLLIVMQRLDEKIAPMLEADGELFNRRWGFLSRAGLWDKSHLMRQVEKYADIYTSRVSNFLHYTPFMYFRSQEQTLAHDSHSYYQSQFNGTAVEN comes from the exons ATGTATGCGGCTGAGGTTTTGGGTAAATTCTCAGTGTACAGGGAGAGTGCCCCTCTATCTGTATCAATGGCCTCGACCCAATGTCTCAGAAATTTCATTCTAATTAGCCCACTCACAGCTCATATCAATACGCATGTGATCTCCGGCAGAGCTCCAATGCCGCCGATGATGATGAGGTATCGCTGCAGCATGGACGCCAAGTCCGTCGGTGGCGACGTGTTCTCGGTGACGTCTTCGAGTAAGTCCGACGTTGATTATCTGGGAGAAAGCACCAAAGGGGATTTCAATCTCAAGTCGGAACATCTTCAGGGTTTGG GAATTGACGGTCAGGCAAGCTTAGAAGGTCCAATTGAGGAAATTGCACGGGTGGAAGCTCAGGAAGCTGAGGTTTTGCTTAGAGACTTGGGTATCCCGGTGCAGTTCATTTCCCACATTTGGTCCCT TCGTACTTTGAATCTTCGATCAATCAGTGCAATTGGATACGATATGGACTATACCCTGATGCATTATAATGTGAtg GCTTGGGAAGGACGGGCATATGACTATTGTTTGGAGAATTTAAGGAACATGGGTTTTCTTGTTGATGGACTTACTTTTGACCCAGACTTG GTTATTAGAGGCCTTGTCATAGACAAAGAGAGAGGTAACTTGGTCAAGGCTGACCGATTTGGGTATGTAAAGAGGGCTATGCATGGCACCAAAATGCTTTCTACTCGAGCTGTAAG TGAGATGTATGGAAGAGAACTGGTGGATCTGCGGAAAGAGAGTCAATGGGAGTTCTTGAATACACTATTCTCAGTTTCAGAAGCTGTGGCTTATATGCAG ATGGTCGACAGATTGGACAATGGTGCAATAGCTGCAGAACTTGGTCCACTTGATTATAAAGGGCTTTTCCAG GCTGTTGGAAGGGCTCTCTTTAGGGCACATGTTGAAGGTCAACTTAAG AGTGAGATAATGTCCAAGCCCGAACTGTTTGTTGAACCCGATCCAGAACTGCCTTTGGCACTTTTGGACCAAAAGGAG GCTGGTAAAAAGCTTCTGCTTATTACCAACTCAGATTATCATTACACAGACAAAATGATGCAGCATTCCTTTAACAGATTTCTTCCCAACGATATGGGTTGGCGCGATCTATTTGATATC GTAATAGTCTCAGCAAGGAAGCCAGAATTCTTCCAAATGTCTCACCCGATGTACGAGGTGGTGACAGGGGAGGGCCTTATGCGTCCATGCTTCAAGGCTCGCACAG GGGGCTTGTATTCAGGTGGAAGTGCCCAGATGATTGAGAATTCACTAAATATCCATGGAGATGAGATATTGTATGTTGGTGACCATATTTACACTGACGTAAGTCAATCCAAAGTCCATCTGCGATGGCGAACAGCATTGATTTGCCGAGAACTGGAAGAAGAG TATAGTGCTTTGATTCGTAGCCAGGGTCATAGAGCATCACTTATAGAGCTTATAAATCAAAAGGAGGTAGTAGGAGAACTTTTTAACCAACTACGGCTTTCTCTGCAAAGGCAAATAAAAGGACGTCCTGCGCAA ACCCTTGCTGCAACCAACATGGATGATCAAGAACTTGCAGAAAGCATGCAAAAGCTGCTTATTGTTATGCAAAGACTAGACGAAAAAATTGCTCCAATGCTAGAAGCGGATGGAGAGCTCTTCAACAGAAG GTGGGGATTCCTTTCACGTGCAGGTCTGTGGGATAAAAGCCATTTGATGAGACAAGTCGAGAA GTATGCTGATATATATACCTCCAGGGTCTCAAATTTCTTGCATTATACACCCTTCATGTATTTCCGTTCACAGGAACAG ACGCTTGCTCATGATTCGCATTCGTATTACCAATCTCAATTCAATGGGACTGCCGTTGAGAACTAA
- the LOC109005658 gene encoding 5'-nucleotidase domain-containing protein 4-like isoform X1: MYAAEVLGKFSVYRESAPLSVSMASTQCLRNFILISPLTAHINTHVISGRAPMPPMMMRYRCSMDAKSVGGDVFSVTSSSKSDVDYLGESTKGDFNLKSEHLQGLGIDGQASLEGPIEEIARVEAQEAEVLLRDLGIPNPSSSRDSPRGIFCSRTLNLRSISAIGYDMDYTLMHYNVMAWEGRAYDYCLENLRNMGFLVDGLTFDPDLVIRGLVIDKERGNLVKADRFGYVKRAMHGTKMLSTRAVSEMYGRELVDLRKESQWEFLNTLFSVSEAVAYMQMVDRLDNGAIAAELGPLDYKGLFQAVGRALFRAHVEGQLKSEIMSKPELFVEPDPELPLALLDQKEAGKKLLLITNSDYHYTDKMMQHSFNRFLPNDMGWRDLFDIVIVSARKPEFFQMSHPMYEVVTGEGLMRPCFKARTGGLYSGGSAQMIENSLNIHGDEILYVGDHIYTDVSQSKVHLRWRTALICRELEEEYSALIRSQGHRASLIELINQKEVVGELFNQLRLSLQRQIKGRPAQTLAATNMDDQELAESMQKLLIVMQRLDEKIAPMLEADGELFNRRWGFLSRAGLWDKSHLMRQVEKYADIYTSRVSNFLHYTPFMYFRSQEQTLAHDSHSYYQSQFNGTAVEN; this comes from the exons ATGTATGCGGCTGAGGTTTTGGGTAAATTCTCAGTGTACAGGGAGAGTGCCCCTCTATCTGTATCAATGGCCTCGACCCAATGTCTCAGAAATTTCATTCTAATTAGCCCACTCACAGCTCATATCAATACGCATGTGATCTCCGGCAGAGCTCCAATGCCGCCGATGATGATGAGGTATCGCTGCAGCATGGACGCCAAGTCCGTCGGTGGCGACGTGTTCTCGGTGACGTCTTCGAGTAAGTCCGACGTTGATTATCTGGGAGAAAGCACCAAAGGGGATTTCAATCTCAAGTCGGAACATCTTCAGGGTTTGG GAATTGACGGTCAGGCAAGCTTAGAAGGTCCAATTGAGGAAATTGCACGGGTGGAAGCTCAGGAAGCTGAGGTTTTGCTTAGAGACTTGGGTATCCCG AACCCTTCTTCGTCAAGAGATTCACCTCGTGGTATATTTTGCAGTCGTACTTTGAATCTTCGATCAATCAGTGCAATTGGATACGATATGGACTATACCCTGATGCATTATAATGTGAtg GCTTGGGAAGGACGGGCATATGACTATTGTTTGGAGAATTTAAGGAACATGGGTTTTCTTGTTGATGGACTTACTTTTGACCCAGACTTG GTTATTAGAGGCCTTGTCATAGACAAAGAGAGAGGTAACTTGGTCAAGGCTGACCGATTTGGGTATGTAAAGAGGGCTATGCATGGCACCAAAATGCTTTCTACTCGAGCTGTAAG TGAGATGTATGGAAGAGAACTGGTGGATCTGCGGAAAGAGAGTCAATGGGAGTTCTTGAATACACTATTCTCAGTTTCAGAAGCTGTGGCTTATATGCAG ATGGTCGACAGATTGGACAATGGTGCAATAGCTGCAGAACTTGGTCCACTTGATTATAAAGGGCTTTTCCAG GCTGTTGGAAGGGCTCTCTTTAGGGCACATGTTGAAGGTCAACTTAAG AGTGAGATAATGTCCAAGCCCGAACTGTTTGTTGAACCCGATCCAGAACTGCCTTTGGCACTTTTGGACCAAAAGGAG GCTGGTAAAAAGCTTCTGCTTATTACCAACTCAGATTATCATTACACAGACAAAATGATGCAGCATTCCTTTAACAGATTTCTTCCCAACGATATGGGTTGGCGCGATCTATTTGATATC GTAATAGTCTCAGCAAGGAAGCCAGAATTCTTCCAAATGTCTCACCCGATGTACGAGGTGGTGACAGGGGAGGGCCTTATGCGTCCATGCTTCAAGGCTCGCACAG GGGGCTTGTATTCAGGTGGAAGTGCCCAGATGATTGAGAATTCACTAAATATCCATGGAGATGAGATATTGTATGTTGGTGACCATATTTACACTGACGTAAGTCAATCCAAAGTCCATCTGCGATGGCGAACAGCATTGATTTGCCGAGAACTGGAAGAAGAG TATAGTGCTTTGATTCGTAGCCAGGGTCATAGAGCATCACTTATAGAGCTTATAAATCAAAAGGAGGTAGTAGGAGAACTTTTTAACCAACTACGGCTTTCTCTGCAAAGGCAAATAAAAGGACGTCCTGCGCAA ACCCTTGCTGCAACCAACATGGATGATCAAGAACTTGCAGAAAGCATGCAAAAGCTGCTTATTGTTATGCAAAGACTAGACGAAAAAATTGCTCCAATGCTAGAAGCGGATGGAGAGCTCTTCAACAGAAG GTGGGGATTCCTTTCACGTGCAGGTCTGTGGGATAAAAGCCATTTGATGAGACAAGTCGAGAA GTATGCTGATATATATACCTCCAGGGTCTCAAATTTCTTGCATTATACACCCTTCATGTATTTCCGTTCACAGGAACAG ACGCTTGCTCATGATTCGCATTCGTATTACCAATCTCAATTCAATGGGACTGCCGTTGAGAACTAA